The Culex quinquefasciatus strain JHB chromosome 2, VPISU_Cqui_1.0_pri_paternal, whole genome shotgun sequence genome contains the following window.
gtaccaacattaaaaacaaagtgtggctgtcatgccatggcacactttgtttttaatgttggtaccactgcgtgattttgacattttgggcgttcaccattcgtaacgccatcttcgcttaaaaatctggattgtTTGTACTTATACGGGGGAGAAGACTCCTACGGGTCAATACGCACCTCCAAAGAAAATGGATCTGATCTGTTCGTAAAGCTATTTCTCGACTACTTTCTTCTGGAGCTGCGAAAAGCgctgcactattttaaaaattctaaaaaagaaaaacaaaaaatatatagttttgggtattttattgttttcagatttcaatgataaaaaacaACTAACATTATGACGTATTaccatttgttaattttttgagcattttctcgaaatataattttttgagtCCACTCACTACTACCGACACAAATTCTTTATCAAATGGTACTTCTAGCAACTGATATTTATCATCTTTGGCAGAATATATAATAAAGTGACTGATAATACAATTTAGAATGTACATATTAATTTGTACCTGACAATAATATACATGACGCCTAttcaactcaaagttttcactaTTTGGGCACTTTTTAATGTAACTGTTAACGGTTTTTGATGTAAGAATTTCGGCAAGTGTCGCTTCCTTATTCATGGGACATTTGATCTCTAATATAATGCCAGAGGATGGATCAAACCCATCCGGGGAACCGGCAATCCAGCCCTCAGTCGGGTGAATTACAAGTCCACATTTTTTCACATTAGGGTTCTCGCGCCGATAACAAGCAAACGCCAACGGCTCGGTATCTTTTCCATGTTTCGTAGCGGCCACCTTAAGAGCTTTGACTTCCCAATACTGGGAAATCTTTTTCTCCCAATCAGGATTTTTGTTGCTCAAATATGTGAATAAATTGTAAGCGGAACTTGCGGTGATTCTCTTAGAACGAAGGATTTTCCACAAATTCGTATTTTGCTCTTGCGTTTCAACTGCTAATTCTATGACTCGTTGCAAGCTCAACCGAATATTCCTGTTGTAATATTCTTCCTCATCTTGCAGTATCGAATAGGCAACGTTGAGCACGACGGATGAAGGTTTGGTTAGGTAACTTTCGAGTTCTTCCATTGTTAGGCAATCACTTATCACTCCTTGCATGGCACGATTCGGataaatttttggaatatttaagTATCTTCCAGAAGTATGCTTAAATATGGCAGAGTTTTTtgacactaaaaaaaataacaattagtttcatcatattaaaaataacagaaataaataccatttaaaattcgtgagaaacttgtttttaaaatgtcttcgAGGGTTTCAACATCACTGGTATTCAACGGTTTTTGTTTGGGAACACAGCACATATCTGAAACGCGCTTGGCGTCCCATTCTGCCCGTTTCTCGCTTTTAGTTGTTCCCCACGCTTGTTTTATGTCAGTACAAGACATGTACTCCAGCATGGGGTCCCTGTGGAgtggagaaagaaaaaaaataattggaaatcATCACTCTAAGGGAAAACATTTACGAAAACATCAACATTTACAATACCGTCacctggggcgaatcgggactacagtctgaatagggacagcagtgtttagagcatttaatggttttaaatttggaaatggatgtacacattttgttggtttgAGTCTGTTCTAAATCAAAATAGTGTGCTtctacatggttaaaactgttgtcaattcgccccatgtgtcccgattcgccccagttgatgTTACTAATGTAAATCTTTGTTAAAACTACTGTccaaatttgtctttttttgtttaactgtcGCAACTCGTATTTAGTCAATATTTATACATAATATACATACTTTTCTAAGTGCAAAAGGCATGCAATTACATGTTTGCATTTCTGCGTTCCTGCCCTGCACGAACATTTCAGTACCCAACCGGATATATCCGTTCCGAGCTTCAACACAACCTCATGCGGTTTCTCCCTGGGATTAGAGCTTCTGGTCACTCGAGCAACAACTTCCCTCCGACCTAGCCGATTGATCGTGTAACCTATACTCCGCACATGGTTGGCATCAAACACTGCACTTCCTTCCTTGAGCGGCCGAGATGCCTCACCGATGTAGTCAATAATATCTGCCAGGGACACACCAAAATCCTCGGTCGAATGCTCCGCTCCGAAATCTGGAATTGATTACATAACctataatttcaatttgtttttcgaTCGATTATTTCTCCAAAAGATTGTAACCAATCCTTTTCATTTTGGTACCAAAAGAAAGAGTTTAAAAGTTCTACCTGATGAATccattttttcttcaataattgcagtttttgaatatatatttttagtaGAACTCCAAAAAACGTATGACACGCGTAAACAAAACAAGCTCAAGACATTCTTCGTTTAGTTCCAGTTATGAAATATGGAGGCGCTGCAGGTATCTCAGAGTTTGACGTTTGGGCGCCAATTTTGTTATCGCAAATTTCAGGATGACACGTTACCTTTTAGGGTTACGGTCATTGGCTGACACTGCGATGTACCCCAGTTTGGCAAGATTTCTAGGATGAAATCAACTACTGTGCCGGGGTTTTCTAGCCAGACATCATTTGGACTTATTATGCCCTTATTGAAGATCCGTCTTCTTTTTGCAGAAACAGCGCTGCATTCGCAAATCAAATGTTTTGATGTTTCAGTCTCACAGTTACAAATCCGACAGATATCAATTGGACTGAGCCCAATTTTTTTCAGGTGATATCTAGACGGACAGTGTCCTGTTATGAGACCGATGTATATTCTGAgatatttttattcatattcatgAGTTGAGCGAATTTTTGTTTGGAGGGACGATAAACATTTTCGACTGACGCATATCGTGTGCTTTCACCCAGTTCAACTGAATCAACTTTTTCTCCAATTGTGTGAATTCCATATTAAGTGTGCTTTTCGAGACTCCGCAGAATGGTTCTGGGCCTATGAAATGCCCGTCCGAACCTCGTCTTGCTAAAAGGTCTACTATTTCATTACCATCTATTCCTCGGTGACCCGGGACCCAGTACAGATGTACCCGGTTTCTGGATGCTAATTGTTTCAAAAGTGTTCTACATTCCCAAACAAGCCTGGACTGGCATGTTGGCGATTTTAATGCATTCAAGGCAGCTTGACTGTCTGagaagatacatatttttgtaaatctGTAATTTCGTTTTAAACAGATTGCTGTACATTCCACAATAGCGTATATTTCCGCTAAAAATACTGTTGTCCATTGTCCCATAGGTATTGAAATATTCAGTCCAGGACCAGTTATTCCAGCACCCGTTTTGTTTCCCATTTTAGATCCATCGGTGTAAAATATGATCGATCCTGGAGGAATAGTTGGCCCTCCTGACTCCCACTCTAGGCGATTTGTTTCAACTATTTTGAACGGTACGTCTAGGTCCAACTTACTCTCCATCCAGTTTGTAATCTCGAATACTCCTtggtttatttccaattcggcTAAGATTTGCAAATGTTCAACGGAGTTGTATTCTGATATATTGTTTGTTCTTCTTAGCCTTAAAACACTCTTCGCAGCTTCCATTTGCACGAATTGATGCAGGGGAAGAATGTGAAGAGCGGCATTTAGGGCCTTTGTTGGTGTATTCCGCGATGCACCTGTAATAGATGTACTTATTAGATGCTgtagttttttgtaatttattttgagCTGTCAATTGTTTTGTCTTTGGCCACCATATAAGAGCAGCGTATGTTATTCTAGGTCTTATTATTGCCGTATAGATCCAATGAATCATTCTCGGTTTTAGCCCCCATTGCTTTCCAAAGGTATTTCTGCTCACCCAAAGAGCAGCCGTTGCCTTATTTATAACTTGCTCCAAGTGAGAGTTCCAGTTCAATTTTTCGTCAAGGATTACTCCAAGATATTTTGCTGTCGTTGAATATTTTAGGTTTGAGCCGTTTAGCGATAGTGTTTTCAAGGTGAATTTTCTCTTACGCGTAAACGGAACTAAAATAGTTTTCGCAGGGTTAATGCTGAGCCCTTGATTTGCACACCATTGTGACGTGAGGTTTAAAGCATATTGCATTCTCTCTGACAAGACGTGGGCAAATTTTCCGCGAGTCAAAATGACCACATCATCAGCAAAGCCAATTACTTCAAAGCCTTCTGTTGTTAATTTGTTGAGAAGATCATCCACAACTAGTGACCACAGCAACGGTGACAGTACACCTCCTTGTGGACAACCCCTAGTGGTCTTAACAGTAATTGTTGACATTCCTAGTTCGGCAAATACTTCACGATTGTTCAACATGGTCATGATCCACTGTATTATGCAGGGATCAAACCCTCtctttccatacatttttgatgGAGCTGTATGATGCATTGTCAAAAGCTCCTTCAATGTCAAGAAAAGCTGTGAGGGCAATTTCTTTAGCCTCTAGATTTTTCTCCAGTTTTGTAACAAGAGTATCCAATGCTGTAATTGTTGACTTATTCTGTTGATACGCAAACTGTGCCTTACTTAGTGGAAAGGTTTTTAAGATGTTTGATTTTATGTATTCATCTATTATCTTTTCCATGATTTTAAGCATGGTTGATGTTAGACTTATTGGTCTGGAAGATTTTGGAGctgttttatctttttttccaaCTTTTGGAATAAACACAATACGAGTTTTACTCCAGATTTTTGGAATGTATCCTAGTTTGAAACtagctttaaaaatttctgtgAGGGACTCAAGTAATTTGTTCCCTCCATATTGCAGGAGAGCTGGAAAAATTCCGTCTAATCCCGGTGATTTGAACGGTTGAAAGGAATTCATTGCCCAAGCTACTTTAGACCGGGTGAAAATGGTGCTTGGAAGGTTGGTATTTCTACCAATGTGGTCCATTCTAGCCCACTGTTCGTATCCTCTTCCATTTCTCCACTATCACTCGAGACTATCATAGAACCAGGAAAATGAGTTTCCATCATCATTTCCAACACTTCTGCGGAATTTTCAGTAAACTTCCTAAATGCACTTActacaagttagcacgacgtcGACGTCTGTTTTCCCTATTAAAATTGTAGTCGATTTTATAATCACGTTATGGTAATCAATCTTTTCTATGATTTGAAacttcaaaaactgaaaaaaatgtgaatatgACCATTCCAATAATATCTCGGGGATTATCGggattttaaagtatttatccCATTTCCCATTGCAGGAAATTTAAAACTCTACAAAATATATTCCCCTAATAAAATTGCTTGTTTAAAAGAACTTTAGTTTCGTTTACGAGTTAAAAGCAATCATtagtttgggaccatccataaaccacgtggacacttttttgtgaatcttttacccccttcgtggacaattgtccatacaaaaaaactttttgtatggatcgtggacaatcgccataccccctaaagtgtccacgtggtttatggatggtcccttttggaaatattttcaagGTTTAgagtcatttttttcgaaaattcattatcaattgaaaaaaaaaaacatccgtcaaagttcgcataaatgtctcatatCCAAAAAcaacaagctgagaaaaatgcatttgaagtttgtatcacacacaaaaaatggatttcctcctgaacaaagtactagaaGTTGTAGGCTGAAAGGGCacccgattttgaaccaaactgcaacAATACCACAAAAGCGATTAATATtcatttgggaaattgaatttcaagcatacacattttttaaagtgtgcTTTTCTTTTCAAGATTTACCCGCTTAATGTTTGATTTTGAGCAAACATCATAATTCATTATGATGTAGAAAGTGCCTAATTCAGATTTTGTAGCATATTTTTGCACTTtattttttatctaattttgtttcgaaaattcTTACCCATTGACAGTTTTATGCCCATACTTCTTGAAGATGCCTTTTTGGTCCtctaatacttaaaaaaaaatcggaaatcttaaaagctgaaaaaataacaaagacaTCCAAAATGGCTTCTGTTGTCTGGTCATAGGGCACTTTAAGCGTTTCACTAACCTACAATATAAATAAACTAAATATCCAGTTTTTGTAGCAAATTGCTGAGTGTtgaagataaaataaaacaatcgtgatttttccgtgtatcaaatcaaattgatcagaaaatattTTCTCGAGACATAGGTTTTCCAATACTTTCATAGCACCTCAGCCCTGTATGGAGAAATTAATGCAACCCCTATAAGACCGATCGACATAGGTGACAGGTGATAACTTATAACAATTTAGTGTCttcaaaatttatcagaaaATACCTTTTTTGTGTATTCTACATATAACGCTAACTTCCTACGTAATATATTTGCTATGTTTCATCCAACAGCTCAATAACCCTGTAACGATGATTAATATGATTGATTTATCGCAATTAGCCAGAGATAACCATTTCCAGATATCCACTCTAGCGTGCACGATTCTTCTCCGCTGTTGGCAGCAGTTTGTTTTTTCGATTGGGTGCAAATCATTAGTAGCACCAGCAGCAAActgtttgaaacaaaaaaaaaaacatgattcaaGTCGAGAGCCTCACGAAAGTTACCCATAGGCTGATACGGGAATacgaaaaagtaaataaatgtgTAAAACAATATCCGCGAAAGCCGTTTGTGAATAATTACGTGTAAATGAGCGTGAATAACGCTCATTTGTCAAGTTTTGCGCAAAATGTGGTACTGTGGTGAGGGgtgaatttgattttaattctaATTTTAGCTCACTTTATTATAATCAACTAGGGATTTTGAAACATTCCacataactattgaaaaagtacaAAGCCACCTCATCTGACGGTAAACTTTGCagaaacaaattaaaaccaaCTGTGCCCATTTGGCAGTGTGGCCAGCAGGTCCTGATAGCCCGTCCAGATGACAGCGTTGCAGCGAACGTTTTTGTCAGCCATTCAATCAAAGTCAGCTCGGGTCGGCCCCGGAAGGTGGATTACTCGACCGGTGTCAGTGCAAAAGTGCTAGAGGTTAAAAGGGGAAGGAGGAAAAAAGAGTAAGCAACAAGAGAGTGATACAATAATTAGCACAATGTTCGCGCAACACTGCCGACGAAGAACAATGAGTTGCCATATTTCCTGTTTTTTTCTCTGGCTCAActtgtcttcttcttcttcgataATTGAGGCAGGTTAATCGATTTCGATGTAATTTCAGCCTCGTTAAAATTCTCGCAACAATTGCTCGCGCTTAATGACAATTGAATGCACCAGAGACAAAGATTTTCTCCCGTGTCAGCTCACACGTTGACAAATGGCCACCCCGAAAGTGACACTCGGGCTCGGAGCCATAAAATCGAGCACGTGTCGCGCGAGCGTGAGCAAAATTGGCGCGCAAAACTTGGCGTGTCATTTTGGGACCAGTTTTTCTCATCATTGTCGAGTGAGAGAAGATTCTTGAGCAAATCAGGGAGGAAAAATGTGTTCAAAACAGGTTTCTGGTGGTGGTCGCGCGTGTGAAACAATTGAGCAATAAATTCGATTCGTTCCCGATCATCCTCGGGGAATTCGACACTTTAGCGCCTAAAAAGCAGCGACAGGGGGACAAGTGCTGGAAGTACTGACGGGTAGGGGTATGTAGTGTAAGCTGATAGCGTTAGTCGCTTGAGTAGGGTGGTACCAAAACGTGTAAAAAAtagaaagattgaaaaaaatatgttttctgtactttactaaaacataataaaatttttcattttacattttacattttacattttacattttacattttacattttacattttacattttacattttacattttacattttacattttacattttacattttacattttacattttacattttacattttacattttacattttacattttacattttacattttacattttacattttacattttacattttacattttacattttacattttacatttacattttacattttacattttacatttacattttacatttacattttacattttacattttacattttacattttacattttacatttacattttacatttacattttacattttacatttacattttacattttacattttacattttacattttacattttacatttacattttacattttacatttacattttacattttacattttacattttacattttacattttacatttacattttacattttacattttacattttacattttacattttacattttacatttacatttacattttacatttacattttacattttacattttacattttacattttacattttacatttttttacattttacattttacatttttttggcgATAAAAATTCtcatattttatgaaaacaatgtaaattttcaataaacagGCAtctaaaaagacaaaaaaagtaaaatcatgTTCATGGAAAGGCTCGTCTTcgtttacattttacattttacattttacattttacattttacattttacattttacattttacattttacattttacattttacattttacattttacattttacattttacattttacattttacattttattttacattttacatttacattttacattacatttacattttacattttacatttttttacatttacatttacattttacattttacattttacattttacattttacattttacattttacattttacattttacattttacattttacattttacattttacattttacattttacattttacattttacattttacattttacattttacattacattttacattttacattttacattttacattttacatttacattttacattttacatttacatttacattttacatttacattttacatttacattttacattttacattttacattttacattttacattttacattttacattttatattttacattttttttggcgATAAAAATTCtcatattttatgaaaacaatgtaaattttcaataaacagGCAtctaaaaagacaaaaaaagtaaaatcattTTCATGGAAAGGCTCGTCTTcgtttacattttacattttacattttacattttacattttacattttacattttacatttacattttacattttacattttacattttacatttacattttacattttacatttacattttacattttacattttttattttacattttacattttacattttacatttacatttacatttacattttacatttacatttacattttacatttacatttacatttacatttacatttacatttacattttacatttacatttacatttacattttacatttacattttacattttacattttacatttacattttacattttacattttacatttacatttacatttacattttacatttacatttacatttacatttacattttacatttacatttacatttacatttacattttacatttacattttacatttacatttacattttacattttacattttacttttacattttacattttacattttacattttacattttacattttacattttacattttacatttacattttacatttacattttacatttacattttacattttacatttacatttacatttacattttacattttttttttttacattttacacattttacattttacattctacattttacattttacattttacattttacatttacattttacatttacattttacattttacattttacattttacattttacatttacattttacattttacatttacattttacattttacattttacattttacattttacattttacattttacattttacattttacattttacattttacattttacattttacattttacattttacattttacattttacattttacattttacattttacattttatattttacattttttttggcgATAAAAATTCtcatattttatgaaaacaatgtaaattttcaataaacagGCAtctaaaaagacaaaaaaagtaaaatcattTTCATGGAAAGGCTCGTCTGCAGAAATTATTCCAGTAACTCAGCTTTATCCAATCTTATAACAATGCCAAGGAACTTTCTGGTTCACTGAGCACGGTCTTCACTACATATTCTGCATATCGTGCCCGAAGACCTTAACGCAGCCGTAATTATCAAATCACTCAAACAGTTCCCTTTGATTCCATCCGGGGGGGTCATTCAACAAGTGGACGTTTTGCAGCGTAATTTTACGAGGTGTGATTTCACACAAACCCATTCAAATGTCGCTGAGGAATCACTCTCTGCTGACGATAATTGCCGTATTGATTTAAACTGCCTGCGAAGAGACAACGCAAATTAGGTTGTCTTTTTTTGcacatcgtcgccatcgtgctaacttgtcgtacgtgcattttgggccaaattgagttaaggacgccatattgtgcagctcacaatacctcaccttttgaccgtcatagatccccaaaattcgatttcaatcttgagatattcaacaaaaaccgaaaaaactccgtgcatttttgtcactttacatatgaaagtagtttcaatcttgtcgtgctatcttgtcactccatgaaaattgatgtaagtgcgacaaaaggccaaagggatttcaggccaggaaagtcaggatgcgtttgtcgcacgtacaagctagactaccataaacatttgtaattataactcgggactccagcaaccaacttcaaccaaactttgggacaatgcacagaatggccagccaaacaaaacgtgtttgttattgtttccattgcgtgctctcgtttttgtatattcaaggtcaaacattaaaacgcgtttttctcggaacgtcgaaatggcgggtgcgacaagatagcacgacgacgtcgacatgcAAAAAAGTCTTCGCCTTCGCGACAAAAGACATGCAATGTTCTGCGGAGAAGGTTTCACATTGCATTGGTGGTGCAGTGCAGCAATGTTCAGCCAACCGGAAAGGTGTCACACGGTTGACGACGTGCAAAGACTGCACGACTGACTGCATTACGGACGCAGCTCCCATGACCTGGTCACAGCCGAGGGGAACTCGGTCGTTTTTCTTTAAGaaggttaagttttttttgtatctgaAATTTAgagtttgtttaattttaaatctcGTCTAACGTCTCATTAAGTGTCATTACGCTGCACCAGTTTCACGTTTGCTCTCGAAAGGGTTCGAACCCATTCCTCAATCAATCATCACGCCCGTATGCTTGCATCGCCATCATTAGAGTCGGCGCTTATTTGCGGAAAATTGCAGAGACTTTTCCGCTGCACACATGAGTTCGGTAGAGTCCGAGAGGCATGATCTGCATATTAGAGCTCAGTCTATAATGAGCCGGCAGACTTGGCTGAGTGTACTACAAATTTTACAGCCAATTACCGGCATCAAATCGAGCTGAAAAATGCGATATTATGCAGCTTCCCGCGCAGGAGATTAATGGACGACCCTCGGACGGGCGGAGACTCGGAGATCTGAGCCAAACCACACCACGAAATGGGTGCCAACTCGTGAAAACAGGTGAAAAGTGTGATGTGAAATGGTTCTTTTAATTGTCATTCATCAAGTAAATGGTATGTGACGAAACAGTTCGTTACGATCGGACCACGGAGATGAGTTAATTTGAGGCATCTCTTGGACGGTGGGAGCATCGTGGTAATCACGGGAGTATGGCACGGAAAAGGACTAATTAGATCTGTAATGGAACCTCTAAAGAAgaatatctgaaaaaaatgaagtttttgcaAAGAATGGAATCATTTTCCCAGCCTTTCAATTTCCCTAAGGCAAAGCGTCATCAAAACGCAACTATACATCAGGGAATAATTTATATCACTTGCTGTGCCAATTTCATAAATCAATCGCCGCCACATATTGACTCAATTGATACCTTTCTCACACAGAACAAGTGTTTTTCCCTGAGAACCAAAATCCTAACGTCTTGAGACGGATTTCCACCCCTCCGTTCGATGGCAAAACAAATCATGATCGTTTTCCCATCTGAACTGAACTGTGAAATAGAATCCGCACGTTGTCACGGGGCGGCGGGAGAGAAAAATCTCTGTGTCGCTCACCTTTTGCCGAGGCGTTGTTgcgaaaataaacaaattcccCCGAGGGCACCAGCAAATTCGGTGTATTAGTGGAGGGAACCTCTTGTGAGGGAGAAAAGTCGAGTCGAATGTCAAGGAGAAAAATTCTTCGAAGAAGCACTCAATTATACTGATTCAAAGAGGGGGTTTGCTTGTATCTATCTAACAAGTGCTACCGAGAAATTATCTAATTTGATATAATTTATCGTTTTTCACTCTTTTCTAGAAATCGAAAATAGCTGTGTAGACGGATTGTGTGATTTTTAACAATGAAAGTTGaatattgattaaattttatctaaattataTGTGTGGCAAGCTCACAAAAAAGTGAATGCATATGCTCTATtcaagtttaaataaaaaaaaacacgagtatttcgaaatttggcaatattttaaaaaggagaagaaaagtttttttccatAGTTTGTAGGGAAAATTggggcggttcgtcgctgttgcatGCAACTTGCACAAGAAGGGAACCGCACCAATTTTCTAGAatgattcatttttaaaaagcaaaattataaATACTCAGATACCCTCAGTTAAATACTTTGATTCAATAttgaatgtatgacaaaaggtccAAAGACAATAtgatcgaatggacaaaagttcGAATgccataaggtcgaatggactaaaggtcgaatggacaaaacgtctAAAGAACAAAAGgtcgaagttaaaaaaaaacaaatcaaaacatttgatgTGAGCCTTAATGcataaatattgaaaagcaGCTATGAACAGGTGATTTGATCGTTTTGCATTA
Protein-coding sequences here:
- the LOC119766436 gene encoding uncharacterized protein LOC119766436, with the translated sequence MDSSDFGAEHSTEDFGVSLADIIDYIGEASRPLKEGSAVFDANHVRSIGYTINRLGRREVVARVTRSSNPREKPHEVVLKLGTDISGWVLKCSCRAGTQKCKHVIACLLHLEKDPMLEYMSCTDIKQAWGTTKSEKRAEWDAKRVSDMCCVPKQKPLNTSDVETLEDILKTSFSRILNVSKNSAIFKHTSGRYLNIPKIYPNRAMQGVISDCLTMEELESYLTKPSSVVLNVAYSILQDEEEYYNRNIRLSLQRVIELAVETQEQNTNLWKILRSKRITASSAYNLFTYLSNKNPDWEKKISQYWEVKALKVAATKHGKDTEPLAFACYRRENPNVKKCGLVIHPTEGWIAGSPDGFDPSSGIILEIKCPMNKEATLAEILTSKTVNSYIKKCPNSENFELNRRHVYYCQVQINMYILNCIISHFIIYSAKDDKYQLLEVPFDKEFVSVVVSGLKKLYFEKMLKKLTNDGIAFDLSRGVNIEWQLQNQKGQQKFPPVNDVERSPKWLGPSQERDGLSLQAIKEER